Proteins found in one Paraburkholderia caballeronis genomic segment:
- the hisF gene encoding imidazole glycerol phosphate synthase subunit HisF — protein sequence MALPKRIIPCLDVTAGRVVKGVNFVELRDAGDPVEIARRYDDQGADELTFLDITATSDQRDLILPIIEAVASQVFIPLTVGGGVRAVEDVRRLLNAGADKISMNSSAVANPQLVRDAADKYGSQCIVVAIDAKRVPDAGDASAAPRWEVFTHGGRKPTGIDAVEWARKMAELGAGEILLTSMDRDGTKSGFDLALTRAVSDAVPVPVIASGGVGGLQHLADGVVEGRADAVLAASIFHYGEHTVGEAKRFMAAQGISVRL from the coding sequence ATGGCTCTACCTAAACGCATCATCCCCTGTCTCGACGTGACCGCGGGCCGGGTCGTCAAGGGCGTCAACTTCGTCGAACTGCGCGACGCCGGCGATCCGGTCGAAATCGCGCGCCGCTACGACGACCAGGGCGCGGACGAACTCACGTTTCTCGACATCACCGCGACGTCCGACCAGCGCGACCTGATCCTGCCGATCATCGAGGCGGTCGCGTCGCAGGTCTTCATTCCGCTGACGGTCGGCGGCGGCGTGCGCGCGGTCGAGGACGTGCGACGCCTGCTGAACGCGGGCGCGGACAAGATCAGCATGAACTCGTCGGCGGTCGCGAACCCGCAACTGGTGCGCGACGCGGCGGACAAATACGGTTCGCAGTGCATCGTCGTCGCGATCGACGCGAAGCGCGTGCCGGACGCCGGCGACGCCAGCGCCGCGCCCCGCTGGGAAGTGTTCACGCACGGCGGGCGCAAGCCGACCGGCATCGACGCGGTCGAATGGGCGCGCAAGATGGCCGAACTGGGCGCGGGCGAAATCCTTTTGACCAGCATGGACCGCGACGGCACGAAGAGCGGCTTCGACCTCGCGCTGACGCGCGCGGTGTCGGACGCGGTGCCGGTGCCGGTGATCGCGTCGGGCGGCGTCGGCGGGCTTCAGCATCTGGCGGACGGCGTCGTCGAAGGGCGCGCGGACGCGGTGCTCGCGGCGAGCATCTTCCACTACGGCGAACACACGGTCGGCGAGGCGAAGCGTTTCATGGCCGCGCAGGGCATTTCGGTGAGGTTGTGA
- the hisI gene encoding phosphoribosyl-AMP cyclohydrolase, which produces MQQDGAAQAAWLDKVNWDANGLVPVIAQEAASGDVLMFAWMNRDALAKTVETGRAVYFSRSRQRLWFKGEESGHVQHVHEIRLDCDEDVVLLKVEQVSGIACHTGRHSCFFQKFEGTVDDGQWAAVDPVLKDPEHIYK; this is translated from the coding sequence ATCCAGCAGGACGGCGCCGCGCAGGCGGCGTGGCTCGACAAGGTGAACTGGGACGCGAACGGCCTCGTGCCGGTGATCGCGCAGGAAGCGGCGAGCGGCGACGTGCTGATGTTCGCGTGGATGAACCGCGATGCGCTCGCGAAGACCGTCGAAACGGGCCGCGCGGTGTATTTCTCGCGCTCGCGGCAGCGGCTGTGGTTCAAGGGCGAGGAGTCCGGCCACGTGCAGCACGTGCACGAGATCCGGCTCGACTGCGACGAGGACGTCGTGCTGCTGAAGGTCGAGCAGGTGTCCGGCATCGCGTGCCACACCGGCCGCCACTCGTGCTTCTTCCAGAAATTCGAAGGCACCGTCGACGACGGCCAGTGGGCCGCGGTCGATCCGGTGCTGAAAGACCCCGAACACATCTACAAATGA
- a CDS encoding phosphoribosyl-ATP diphosphatase, whose product MTQTTQDTLLRLAAVIDSRKGGDPDASYVARLFHKGDDAVLKKIGEEATEVVLAAKDVRQGGAPASLVGEVADLWFHCLVALSHFGLSPADVLAELERREGLSGLEEKALRKSRERERDGD is encoded by the coding sequence ATGACGCAAACCACGCAAGACACGCTGCTGCGCCTCGCGGCGGTCATCGACAGCCGCAAGGGCGGCGATCCGGACGCTTCCTACGTCGCGCGCCTTTTTCACAAGGGCGACGACGCGGTGCTGAAGAAGATCGGCGAAGAGGCGACCGAGGTCGTGCTGGCCGCGAAGGACGTGCGGCAGGGCGGCGCGCCGGCGAGTCTCGTTGGCGAGGTCGCGGACCTGTGGTTCCATTGCCTCGTCGCGCTGTCGCACTTCGGGCTGAGCCCGGCCGACGTGCTGGCCGAGCTGGAGCGCCGCGAAGGCCTGTCGGGGCTGGAGGAGAAGGCGCTGCGCAAGAGCCGCGAACGCGAGCGCGACGGCGACTGA
- a CDS encoding DUF4870 family protein — protein MSEPSGYPPPSSYRHSLDADRLRSLRTLTHVLYALYAVYWLTGGISVLVAIIINYLKRDEAAGTPYEAHFTWQIRTFWLGLAGHLIGVALFIVVIGIPILWAVAIWTLYRIIKGWLYLYDSKPLLNPRGWF, from the coding sequence ATGTCCGAACCCAGCGGCTACCCGCCCCCGTCGTCGTACCGGCACTCGCTCGACGCGGACCGTCTGCGCAGCCTGCGCACGCTGACGCACGTGCTATATGCGCTCTACGCGGTGTACTGGCTGACCGGCGGCATTTCGGTGCTGGTTGCGATCATCATCAATTACCTGAAGCGCGACGAGGCGGCCGGCACGCCGTACGAAGCGCACTTCACGTGGCAGATCCGCACCTTCTGGCTCGGACTCGCGGGCCATCTGATCGGCGTCGCGCTGTTCATCGTCGTGATCGGCATCCCCATTTTGTGGGCTGTCGCGATCTGGACGTTGTACCGTATCATCAAAGGCTGGCTGTACCTGTACGACAGCAAGCCGCTGCTGAATCCGCGCGGATGGTTCTGA
- a CDS encoding histidine triad nucleotide-binding protein: protein MSHDRSTCLFCKIADGEIPSTRVYEDDEFVAFRDIRPAAETHVLVIPRQHIATLADCAESDAPLLGRMLVLVGRIAKDLGVSYTGGDTGYRTVVNTGPGGGQEVYHLHAHLLAGPRPWQRMG from the coding sequence ATGAGTCACGACCGCAGCACCTGTCTCTTCTGCAAGATCGCCGACGGCGAGATTCCGAGCACGCGGGTCTACGAGGACGACGAGTTCGTCGCATTCCGCGACATCCGTCCGGCCGCCGAAACGCACGTGCTGGTGATCCCGCGCCAGCACATCGCGACGCTCGCGGACTGCGCGGAAAGCGATGCGCCGCTGCTTGGTAGAATGCTCGTGCTGGTCGGTCGGATTGCGAAGGATCTCGGCGTTTCGTACACCGGCGGCGACACCGGTTACCGCACCGTCGTCAACACCGGTCCGGGCGGCGGGCAGGAGGTGTATCACCTGCATGCCCATCTGCTCGCGGGGCCGCGTCCGTGGCAGCGGATGGGCTGA
- the tatA gene encoding Sec-independent protein translocase subunit TatA: protein MGSLSIWHWLIVLLIVALVFGTKKLRNIGGDLGGAVKGFKEGMRDAETPAADAQKRELPAGETVDVDAKEKATRSGDAR from the coding sequence ATGGGTTCGTTGAGCATCTGGCATTGGCTGATTGTCCTGTTGATCGTGGCGCTCGTGTTCGGCACGAAGAAGCTGCGCAACATCGGCGGTGATCTCGGTGGGGCGGTGAAGGGCTTCAAGGAAGGCATGCGCGACGCCGAGACGCCCGCGGCCGACGCGCAAAAGCGCGAACTGCCCGCTGGCGAGACGGTGGACGTCGACGCCAAGGAAAAGGCGACGCGCTCGGGCGACGCACGCTGA
- the tatB gene encoding Sec-independent protein translocase protein TatB codes for MLDLGITKMALIGVVALVVLGPERLPRVARTAGALFGRAQRYINDVKAEVTREIELDELRRMKTDFEQAAHNVENTVHDNLHKHETELNDAWNAGTSVSPSIAGGADPAALGGDASSYLADTAAPVDTAPSWRGGSAGPSAAAAGKRRNWRTKQAALPTWYKRTTQRRTRVQSGAARVAQHTPDNLRRPARFF; via the coding sequence ATGCTGGATCTCGGTATCACGAAGATGGCGCTGATCGGCGTCGTCGCGCTGGTCGTCCTCGGGCCAGAGCGGCTGCCGCGCGTCGCGCGCACCGCCGGCGCGCTGTTCGGCCGCGCGCAGCGTTATATCAACGACGTCAAGGCGGAAGTCACGCGCGAAATCGAACTCGACGAACTGCGCCGCATGAAGACCGATTTCGAGCAGGCGGCGCACAACGTCGAGAACACCGTCCACGACAACCTGCACAAGCACGAGACGGAACTGAACGACGCGTGGAATGCCGGCACGTCGGTGTCTCCGAGCATCGCGGGCGGCGCGGACCCGGCGGCGCTGGGCGGCGATGCGTCGTCGTATCTGGCCGACACGGCAGCGCCGGTCGACACCGCGCCGTCCTGGCGCGGCGGCAGCGCCGGCCCGTCCGCGGCGGCGGCCGGCAAGCGCCGCAACTGGCGCACGAAGCAGGCGGCGCTGCCGACCTGGTACAAGCGGACGACGCAGCGCCGCACCCGCGTGCAGTCCGGCGCGGCGCGCGTCGCGCAGCACACGCCGGACAACTTGCGGCGGCCGGCGCGCTTCTTCTGA
- the tatC gene encoding twin-arginine translocase subunit TatC — MSDPQQKSDEGAEETFISHLVELRNRIMRAGISVIVVFVALVYWAPDIFRLLARPLMQNLPRDGKMIVTDVTGSFFVPMKVTMLVAFVIALPIVLYQIWAFVAPGLYQHEKKLVLPLVSSSYLLFLCGMAFAYFVVFPTIFRVMAHYNAPLGAEMTTDIDNYLSFVLTMFLAFGVTFEVPIVVVLLVRMGVLTVKKLREIRPYVIVGAFIVSAVVTPPDVFSQLILALPLIVLYEAGIIAARIFIGTGEKKAVDESHAAS, encoded by the coding sequence GTGAGCGACCCCCAGCAAAAATCGGACGAAGGCGCCGAAGAGACCTTCATCTCCCATCTCGTCGAACTGCGCAACCGGATCATGCGGGCGGGCATTTCGGTGATCGTCGTGTTCGTCGCGCTCGTCTACTGGGCGCCCGACATCTTCCGGCTGCTCGCGCGGCCGCTGATGCAGAACCTGCCGCGGGACGGCAAGATGATCGTCACCGACGTCACCGGCTCGTTTTTCGTGCCGATGAAGGTGACGATGCTCGTCGCATTCGTGATCGCGCTGCCGATCGTGCTGTACCAGATCTGGGCGTTCGTCGCGCCGGGCCTGTACCAGCACGAGAAGAAACTGGTGCTGCCGCTCGTGTCGAGCAGCTACCTGCTGTTCCTGTGCGGGATGGCGTTCGCGTATTTCGTCGTGTTCCCGACCATCTTCCGCGTGATGGCGCACTACAACGCGCCGCTCGGCGCGGAGATGACAACCGACATCGACAACTACCTGAGCTTCGTGCTGACGATGTTCCTTGCGTTCGGCGTCACGTTCGAGGTGCCGATCGTCGTCGTGCTGCTGGTCCGGATGGGCGTGCTGACGGTGAAGAAGCTGAGGGAGATCCGGCCTTACGTGATCGTCGGCGCGTTCATCGTGTCGGCGGTCGTCACGCCGCCGGACGTGTTCTCGCAACTGATCCTCGCGCTGCCGCTGATCGTGCTGTACGAGGCGGGCATCATCGCCGCGCGGATCTTCATCGGCACCGGCGAGAAAAAGGCGGTGGACGAGAGCCACGCGGCGAGTTGA
- a CDS encoding Do family serine endopeptidase translates to MLRRFWLLFAQAVTVLLALMFIVATLKPQWLQRQGQFGKQLAEPIVALREVAPGIGGSPASGTYADAAQKAMPAVVNVFSSKDGSLPPDPRQNDPLFRYFFGDRNNNRKQQDQPAANLGSGVIVSPEGYILTNQHVVDGADQIEIALSDGRTTTAKVIGIDPETDLAVLKINLPNLPAITLGRMDQTRVGDVVLAIGNPFGVGQTVTMGIISALGRNHLGINTFENFIQTDAPINPGNSGGALVDVNGNLLGINTAIYSRSGGSLGIGFAIPVSTARSVLESIITTGTVTRGWIGVEPQDVTPEIAESFGLNQKSGAIVAGVLQGGPADKAGIKPGDILVSVNGEDITDTTRLLNVIAQIKPGTDAKVHLVRKNKDMDLDVMIGKRPPPPKQPADDDNNDSDGNDDGG, encoded by the coding sequence ATGCTTAGACGCTTTTGGCTGCTCTTCGCCCAGGCGGTGACAGTCCTGCTGGCGCTGATGTTCATCGTCGCCACGCTCAAGCCGCAGTGGCTGCAGCGCCAGGGACAGTTCGGCAAGCAGCTTGCCGAACCGATCGTCGCATTGCGCGAGGTCGCGCCAGGCATCGGCGGCAGCCCCGCGTCGGGCACCTATGCGGACGCCGCCCAGAAGGCGATGCCCGCGGTCGTCAACGTGTTTTCGAGCAAGGACGGATCGCTGCCGCCCGATCCGCGTCAGAACGACCCGCTGTTCCGCTACTTCTTCGGCGACCGCAACAACAACCGCAAGCAGCAGGATCAGCCGGCCGCGAACCTCGGCTCAGGCGTCATCGTGAGCCCTGAGGGTTACATTCTAACGAACCAGCACGTCGTGGACGGCGCGGACCAGATCGAGATCGCGCTGTCCGACGGCCGCACGACCACCGCGAAGGTGATCGGCATCGACCCGGAAACCGATCTCGCGGTGCTGAAGATCAACCTGCCGAACCTGCCGGCGATCACGCTCGGCCGGATGGACCAGACCCGCGTCGGCGACGTCGTGCTCGCGATCGGCAACCCGTTCGGCGTCGGCCAGACGGTCACGATGGGCATCATCAGCGCGCTCGGCCGCAACCACCTCGGCATCAACACCTTCGAGAACTTCATCCAGACCGACGCGCCGATCAATCCGGGCAACTCCGGCGGCGCGCTCGTCGACGTGAACGGCAACCTGCTCGGCATCAACACCGCGATCTATTCGCGCTCGGGCGGCTCGCTCGGCATCGGCTTCGCGATCCCGGTGTCCACCGCGCGCAGCGTGCTCGAAAGCATCATCACGACCGGCACCGTCACGCGCGGCTGGATCGGCGTCGAGCCGCAGGACGTGACGCCGGAGATCGCCGAGTCGTTCGGGTTGAACCAGAAATCGGGCGCGATCGTCGCGGGCGTGCTACAGGGCGGCCCGGCGGACAAGGCCGGCATCAAGCCGGGCGACATCCTCGTCAGCGTGAACGGCGAGGACATCACCGACACGACGCGCCTGCTGAACGTGATCGCGCAGATCAAGCCGGGCACCGACGCGAAGGTCCACCTCGTGCGCAAGAACAAGGACATGGACCTCGACGTGATGATCGGCAAGCGCCCGCCGCCGCCGAAGCAGCCGGCCGACGACGACAACAACGACAGCGACGGGAACGACGACGGGGGTTGA
- a CDS encoding Nif3-like dinuclear metal center hexameric protein, with protein MDRIELELYLNNLLETARFKDYCPNGVQVEGRRRVEKIATGVTASLAFLEAALEWGADAVLVHHGYFWRNEAPQITGRKYRRLKTLLANDLSLFAYHLPLDSHPEYGNNAQLGARLGWIGDQRFGDQDLGWMTTLPMPITLAHFTAQVEQTLGRTPLVLGDPDWELRRVAWCTGAAQGFFDAAIDAGADVFLTGEISEQTTHTSAESGVAFLAAGHHATERFGVQALGAHLSETFDIEHLFIDIPNPV; from the coding sequence ATGGATCGGATCGAACTGGAATTGTATCTGAACAATCTTCTCGAAACCGCGCGCTTCAAGGACTACTGCCCGAATGGGGTGCAGGTCGAAGGCCGGCGCCGGGTCGAGAAGATCGCGACCGGCGTGACCGCGTCGCTCGCGTTCCTCGAAGCCGCGCTGGAATGGGGCGCGGACGCGGTGCTGGTCCATCACGGCTACTTCTGGCGCAACGAGGCGCCGCAGATCACCGGCCGTAAATACCGGCGGCTGAAGACGCTGCTCGCGAACGACCTGAGCCTGTTCGCGTACCACCTGCCGCTCGACAGCCATCCGGAGTACGGCAACAACGCGCAGCTCGGCGCGAGGCTCGGCTGGATCGGCGACCAGCGGTTCGGCGACCAGGACCTCGGCTGGATGACCACGCTGCCGATGCCGATCACGCTCGCGCACTTCACCGCGCAGGTCGAGCAGACGCTCGGCCGCACGCCGCTCGTGCTCGGCGACCCGGACTGGGAGCTGCGGCGCGTCGCGTGGTGCACAGGCGCCGCGCAGGGGTTCTTCGACGCGGCGATCGACGCGGGCGCGGACGTATTCCTGACCGGCGAGATCTCCGAGCAGACGACGCACACGTCGGCGGAAAGCGGCGTCGCGTTCCTCGCCGCCGGCCACCACGCGACCGAACGCTTCGGCGTGCAGGCGCTCGGCGCGCATCTGTCGGAGACGTTCGACATCGAACACCTGTTCATCGACATCCCTAACCCGGTTTGA
- the petA gene encoding ubiquinol-cytochrome c reductase iron-sulfur subunit yields the protein MRDKENDRVDGSRRTWLIATSVAGGIGGVATVVPFVASFAPSEKARAAGAPVEADIGNLEPGSMMTVAWRGKPVWILNRTDRMLADVKKAVPQLADPNSEHPFSMPVPEYCQNEFRSRAEHKNILVTVAVCTHLGCTPTARFQEGPQPNLPDDWPGGFLCPCHGSTYDLAGRVFRNKPAPQNLDIPRFMFTSATQLVIGKDEKGEA from the coding sequence ATGCGAGACAAGGAAAATGACCGCGTCGATGGCAGCCGCCGTACCTGGCTGATTGCGACGTCGGTGGCGGGCGGCATTGGCGGCGTCGCGACCGTCGTCCCGTTCGTCGCTTCGTTTGCACCTTCCGAAAAAGCCCGCGCGGCGGGCGCGCCGGTCGAAGCCGACATCGGCAACCTCGAACCCGGCAGCATGATGACCGTCGCGTGGCGCGGCAAGCCGGTCTGGATCCTGAACCGGACCGACCGGATGCTCGCCGACGTGAAAAAGGCGGTCCCGCAACTGGCCGATCCGAACTCCGAGCACCCGTTCTCGATGCCGGTGCCGGAGTACTGCCAGAACGAATTCCGCTCGCGCGCGGAGCACAAGAACATTCTCGTGACGGTCGCCGTCTGCACGCACCTCGGCTGCACGCCGACCGCGCGCTTCCAGGAAGGGCCGCAGCCGAACCTGCCCGACGACTGGCCGGGCGGCTTCCTGTGCCCGTGCCACGGCTCCACCTACGACCTCGCCGGCCGCGTGTTCAGGAACAAGCCGGCGCCGCAGAACCTCGACATCCCGCGATTCATGTTCACGTCTGCGACGCAGCTCGTGATCGGCAAGGACGAAAAGGGAGAAGCGTAA
- a CDS encoding cytochrome b — translation MATGHEKEVQTTGLAGWIDRRFPMTSTWRAHVSEYYAPKNFNFWYFFGSLALVVLANQIVTGIFLTMNYKPDATLAFASVEYIMREVPWGWLIRYMHSTGASMFFVVVYLHMFRGLLYGSYRKPRELVWIFGCAIFLCLMAEAFFGYLLPWGQMSFWGAQVIVNLFSAIPLIGPDLSLWIRGDYVVSDVTLNRFFALHVIAIPLVLIGLVIAHIVALHEVGSNNPDGIEIKDKKDADGVPLDGIPFHPYYSVHDFMGVCIFLMVFAAIVFFAPEMGGYFLEANNFVPANPLQTPPEIAPVWYFTAFYAMLRATTDPFKIVLMIVIALLGLFALLRARGRWRVGLPALAVLVILAMYFTESKFWGVVVMGTAVLSLFFLPWLDRSPVKSIRYRPLFHKVFLGIFVAAFLTLAFLGTRPPSPAATLIAQVCALVYFAFFLGMPFWTPRGTFKEPPERVRFKPH, via the coding sequence ATGGCGACGGGACACGAAAAAGAGGTGCAGACGACCGGGCTCGCCGGCTGGATCGACCGCCGCTTTCCGATGACGTCCACGTGGCGCGCCCACGTGTCCGAGTACTACGCGCCGAAGAACTTCAACTTCTGGTATTTCTTCGGCTCGCTCGCGCTCGTCGTGCTCGCGAACCAGATCGTCACCGGCATCTTCCTCACGATGAACTACAAGCCCGACGCCACGCTCGCGTTCGCGTCGGTCGAGTACATCATGCGCGAGGTGCCGTGGGGCTGGCTGATCCGCTACATGCACTCGACCGGCGCGTCGATGTTCTTCGTCGTCGTGTACCTGCACATGTTCCGCGGGCTGCTGTACGGCTCGTACCGCAAGCCGCGCGAACTGGTGTGGATCTTCGGCTGCGCGATCTTCCTGTGCCTGATGGCCGAGGCGTTCTTCGGCTACCTGCTGCCGTGGGGGCAGATGTCGTTCTGGGGCGCGCAGGTGATCGTGAACCTGTTTTCCGCGATTCCGCTGATCGGCCCGGACCTGTCGCTGTGGATCCGCGGCGACTACGTGGTGTCCGACGTCACGCTGAACCGCTTTTTCGCGCTGCACGTCATTGCGATCCCGCTGGTGCTGATCGGCCTCGTGATCGCGCACATCGTCGCGCTGCACGAGGTCGGCTCGAACAACCCGGACGGCATCGAGATCAAGGATAAAAAGGATGCGGACGGCGTGCCGCTCGACGGCATCCCGTTCCACCCGTATTACTCGGTGCACGATTTCATGGGCGTCTGCATTTTCCTGATGGTTTTTGCGGCGATCGTGTTCTTCGCCCCGGAAATGGGCGGTTATTTCCTCGAAGCGAACAATTTCGTGCCGGCGAACCCGTTGCAGACGCCGCCGGAGATCGCGCCGGTGTGGTATTTCACCGCGTTCTACGCGATGCTGCGCGCGACCACCGACCCGTTCAAGATCGTGCTGATGATCGTGATCGCGCTGCTGGGCCTGTTCGCGCTGCTGCGGGCGCGCGGCCGCTGGCGCGTCGGGCTGCCGGCGCTCGCGGTGCTGGTGATCCTCGCGATGTACTTCACCGAGTCGAAGTTCTGGGGCGTCGTCGTGATGGGGACCGCGGTGCTGTCGCTGTTCTTCCTGCCGTGGCTCGACCGTTCGCCGGTGAAGTCGATCCGCTACCGGCCGCTGTTCCACAAGGTGTTCCTCGGGATTTTCGTCGCCGCGTTCCTGACGCTCGCGTTCCTCGGCACCCGGCCGCCGTCGCCGGCCGCGACGCTGATCGCGCAGGTCTGCGCGCTCGTCTATTTCGCGTTTTTCCTCGGCATGCCGTTCTGGACGCCGCGCGGCACCTTCAAGGAGCCGCCGGAGCGCGTCCGGTTCAAGCCCCATTAA
- a CDS encoding cytochrome c1 has translation MTKNPLLSALARVAGAASLLLACGLAAVPAHAQENIPLDRAPDNGENLVSLQHGAQLFVNYCLNCHSANLMRFSRLQDLSIGQKEIEANLLFTTDKVGNTMSIAMRPDDAKAWFGVAPPDLSVEARARSRDWLYTYLRSFYRDDARPTGWNNLVFENVSMPHVLWQLQGIRTAKFEDAVDEETGEKVHRFAGFQQVTPGTLSRVDYDAAVADLVAYLGWMSEPEQRTRRQLGVWVLLFLGVLSFFAWRLNAAYWKDIK, from the coding sequence ATGACGAAAAATCCACTGCTTTCGGCGCTCGCGCGGGTCGCGGGCGCCGCGTCGCTGCTGCTCGCGTGCGGCCTGGCGGCTGTTCCGGCTCATGCGCAGGAGAACATTCCGCTCGACCGCGCGCCCGATAACGGCGAAAATCTCGTTTCGCTGCAACATGGCGCCCAATTGTTTGTAAACTATTGCCTCAACTGCCACAGCGCGAACCTGATGCGCTTTAGCCGACTGCAGGATCTCAGCATCGGGCAGAAGGAAATCGAGGCCAATCTGCTGTTCACGACCGACAAGGTCGGCAACACGATGTCCATCGCGATGCGGCCGGACGACGCGAAAGCGTGGTTCGGCGTGGCGCCGCCGGACCTCTCCGTGGAGGCGCGGGCGCGCAGCCGCGACTGGCTCTACACGTACCTGCGCAGTTTCTACCGGGACGACGCGCGCCCGACCGGCTGGAACAACCTGGTGTTCGAGAACGTGAGCATGCCGCACGTGCTGTGGCAACTGCAGGGCATCCGGACCGCCAAGTTCGAGGACGCGGTGGACGAGGAAACCGGCGAAAAGGTCCACCGCTTCGCCGGCTTCCAGCAGGTCACACCGGGGACACTGTCACGGGTGGATTATGATGCTGCCGTGGCCGACCTCGTGGCCTACCTCGGGTGGATGTCGGAGCCCGAGCAGCGGACCCGCAGACAGCTTGGCGTGTGGGTGCTGCTGTTCCTCGGCGTCCTGAGCTTTTTCGCGTGGCGATTGAACGCCGCGTACTGGAAAGATATCAAATAA
- a CDS encoding glutathione S-transferase N-terminal domain-containing protein, protein MMVLYSGTTCPFSQRCRLVLFEKGMDFEIRDVDLFNKPEDIAVMNPYGQVPILVERDLILYESNIINEYIDERFPHPQLMPADPVQRARARLFLLNFEKELFVHVGTLENEKGKAAEKNHEKARLAIRDRLTQLAPIFLKNKYMLGEEFSMLDVAIAPLLWRLDHYGIELSKNAAPLMKYAERIFSRPAYIEALTPSEKVMRR, encoded by the coding sequence ATGATGGTTCTGTACTCCGGCACTACCTGCCCGTTCTCCCAGCGTTGCCGGCTGGTGTTGTTCGAAAAGGGCATGGACTTCGAAATCCGCGATGTCGACCTGTTCAACAAACCGGAAGACATCGCCGTGATGAATCCGTACGGTCAGGTGCCGATTCTGGTCGAGCGCGACCTGATTCTGTACGAGTCGAACATCATCAACGAATACATCGACGAGCGCTTCCCGCATCCGCAACTGATGCCGGCCGACCCGGTGCAGCGCGCGCGCGCGCGCCTGTTCCTGCTGAATTTCGAGAAGGAACTGTTCGTGCACGTCGGCACGCTCGAAAACGAGAAGGGCAAGGCCGCCGAGAAGAACCACGAGAAGGCGCGCCTCGCGATCCGCGACCGCCTCACGCAGCTCGCGCCGATCTTCCTGAAGAACAAGTACATGCTCGGCGAAGAATTCTCGATGCTCGACGTCGCGATCGCGCCGCTGCTGTGGCGCCTCGACCACTACGGGATCGAGCTGTCGAAGAACGCCGCGCCGCTGATGAAGTACGCGGAGCGGATCTTCAGCCGTCCGGCCTATATCGAGGCGCTGACCCCTTCCGAGAAGGTGATGCGCCGCTAA
- a CDS encoding ClpXP protease specificity-enhancing factor — MQEISTKPYLLRALYEWCTDNGYTPHIAVRVDNRTRVPRQFVRDGEIVLNISFEATSQLQMGNEQIEFHARFSGKSHKIEVPVANVLAIYARENGQGMAFPVEAAVTQGDAGPVLSSEVDEHGLEEVEAASAAAADDEARAEPPAPDAGDDGAKGGKGHLKIVK, encoded by the coding sequence ATGCAAGAGATTTCCACGAAGCCGTATCTGCTGCGCGCGCTGTACGAGTGGTGCACGGACAATGGCTACACCCCGCACATCGCGGTGCGGGTCGATAACCGGACGCGGGTGCCGCGGCAGTTCGTCCGCGACGGCGAGATCGTGCTGAACATCAGCTTCGAGGCGACGAGCCAGTTGCAGATGGGCAACGAGCAGATCGAGTTTCACGCGCGCTTCTCGGGCAAGTCGCACAAGATCGAAGTGCCGGTCGCGAACGTGCTCGCGATCTATGCGCGCGAAAACGGCCAGGGGATGGCGTTCCCGGTCGAGGCCGCGGTCACGCAGGGCGATGCCGGGCCGGTGCTGTCGTCCGAGGTCGACGAGCACGGACTCGAAGAGGTGGAGGCGGCGAGTGCTGCCGCTGCCGACGACGAGGCGCGCGCCGAACCGCCCGCGCCGGATGCCGGCGACGACGGCGCGAAGGGCGGCAAGGGGCACCTCAAGATCGTGAAATGA